The genomic interval AGCCGAGTCCGGACACATGCCCGTGCGCATCCACCATGCCCGGGATGACGGTGCGACCGTCGAGATCGATGACGCGCGTTTGCGGTCCGCGAAGCGCGAGCGCGCCACGGGTGTCGCCTACGAACAGCACGCGGCCGCCTCGCACGGCAATGGCATCGGCCAGGGGATGGGCGTCGTCCACGGTGTAGACGCGCGCATTGGTGACGATGAGATCGGCCGTTGGTTTCTGCTGCGCGACGAGCGGAGCGGCGGCCACAAGAAACGCGAGAATGCGACGCATGTTCAGCACGGGTGGAAGGAGCCGGACGGGACGAGCAACCCTATGAAGTTCGCCCTCGCGCGAACGTCCGTCCAGCCGTGGCGCGCTTGTGGCGCGTTTGTGACGCGGATTCGCGTGGCACCCGTAGCGTGGCCAGACCGGAGCGAATATCGTCCGTTATGCCCTTTGCACTCCTACCGCTCTGGTTGGCCGCGGCGTTGCTCGCTTTCAGTGCCCGCCCCGTCGTCATCGCCCACCGGGGAGCTTCGGGTACGAATCCCGAGCATACGTTCGCGTCGTACGACCGCGCGATAGCGATGGGCGCCGATTATATCGAGCAGGATTTGCAGATGACGAGCGATTCCGTGCTCGTCGTGCTCCACGATCCGACGCTCAATCGCACCGCGCGCGGCGATGCGGCCGACTGCACGGGGCGCGTCATCGACCACACCCTTGCGCAGCTACGGCGCTGCAGCGCTGGCCAGTGGTTCAACGAGCGGCAGCCGACGCTCGCCACTCCCGCATTTGCCGATGCACGCATTCCGACCCTCGAGGAGTTGTTTCAGCGGTACGGCGCACGGGCGAACTACTACATCGAAACCAAAAACCCCGAAGACGCGCCCGGGATGGAGCGGCGACTCCTTGGCCTGGTGCGTCAGTACCGACTGATGCCGGGCGAGGCGCCGCGTGGGCAGGTGGTGGTGCAGTCGTTCAGCCAGCGCAGTTTGCGACTCGTGCATGAACTCGCGCCCACGCTGCCGCTGGTGCAGTTGCTGAGTGAGCCGATTCCGCGCGCGGCCCTCGATTCCGCATTCACCGAGATTGCCCGCTACGCCGACGGCGTGGGTCCCGACCGCAAACTGGTGGACAGCGCCTTTGTGGCGTCGGCGCACGCGCACTGTCTGGCGATACATCCCTACACCGTGGACGACGAGCGCGACATGCGCCGACTTCTCGCACTCGGCGTAGACGGACTGTTCACGAATTTCGCCGACCGTCTGCGCGCGCTCGCCCCTGGCGCGCCGGCGCCCATGACGCCGCGCTGCACGCGATAACCAGCGGCGGGTATGGCGCCGCCGAACGCGCTAGAGTTCCGGCCCGGACAGTCCTTCGTCGATCGGTGCCGCGTCGCGCAGGTCGCGTAGCAAGGCAATCGCACCAGCGTTGAGCGCCAAGTCACCGAGCGCGCGACCGTCGGCGAGCGTCGCGCGCGTGAGGCCTATGAACTTTCCGTAGGCGGCGATCACGTCGGAGAGGCGTTGCTGCGGGCCGGCAGGCAGGTGGCCGCGAATAGTGTGACCTCCCACCAGCACGACTTCTACTGGGCGCTCCTCCGCGCCGGGCGCGCTCGTCACCATAACGCCACCATCGGGTGCCGACGCCATCACCACGTGCTCGGACTGCACGATGATGTGACCCGGCGCATCGTCGGTGCGCGTGCGCCGCGCGCGGGTGACGTTCATCCACCCGCCGCGCCGCGAGTTGAAGTACTGGACCAGCGACTGGTCCTCGCCAATGTGGATGTGCCCCT from Gemmatimonadota bacterium carries:
- a CDS encoding glycerophosphodiester phosphodiesterase yields the protein MPFALLPLWLAAALLAFSARPVVIAHRGASGTNPEHTFASYDRAIAMGADYIEQDLQMTSDSVLVVLHDPTLNRTARGDAADCTGRVIDHTLAQLRRCSAGQWFNERQPTLATPAFADARIPTLEELFQRYGARANYYIETKNPEDAPGMERRLLGLVRQYRLMPGEAPRGQVVVQSFSQRSLRLVHELAPTLPLVQLLSEPIPRAALDSAFTEIARYADGVGPDRKLVDSAFVASAHAHCLAIHPYTVDDERDMRRLLALGVDGLFTNFADRLRALAPGAPAPMTPRCTR